The following are from one region of the Nicotiana tomentosiformis chromosome 7, ASM39032v3, whole genome shotgun sequence genome:
- the LOC138895730 gene encoding uncharacterized protein, whose protein sequence is MKSFIVKTDERLDAHGAAIKELGIGLRNLERQVGQIATILSERILGTLTADTKKNPKEMINVVTLRSGQVLKDPTPIHKEAAPEKESGKELKIEDDKKTEKKKGKKGAEKKEEEETSRREESDDVIKHMPALPFPQKLYRENLDKQFKRFLDMLKLMLSS, encoded by the coding sequence ATGAAATCCTTCATTGTCAAGACtgatgagagattagatgctcatggtgcagctatcaaagaacttggaataggtttgcGTAACTTGGAaagacaagtgggacaaattgcaacaatattatctgagagaatCCTAGGTACTCTGACAGCTGATACTaaaaagaatcccaaagaaatgataaatgttgtaaccttgagaagcggacaagtgttgaaagatcccactccaatTCACAAAGAAGCTGcgcctgaaaaagaaagtgggaaagagctgaaaattgaagatgataaaaagactgagaagaagaaaggcaagaagggagctgagaaaaaggaggaggaggaaacttcaagaagggaggaatctgATGATGTGATCAAGcacatgcctgctttaccttttccccaaaagctttaTAGAGAGAATCTGGACAAGCAATTTAAGAGATTTCTAGATATGTTGAAGCTTATGCtaagttcttga